From the genome of Medicago truncatula cultivar Jemalong A17 chromosome 2, MtrunA17r5.0-ANR, whole genome shotgun sequence:
CAATTTATTTGTATCATGAAATGAATCAAATATCACATTTTAGCATGTATACTTGATAAAAGCCAAGAGTCTGTCCTATTAAAGATGCTGAAggtaatttatatttgaaatacAGCAACATTTACTTTACCTTGAATCACCAATAAAGTCATTAGAGACAACATCCTCATCTGTGTATCCAAGAATTCCCTTCAATTGTCCCTCTGAAGCAagccttcattttttttcagtcgcaaaataatagaaaacaaCCAAAGGGTTAGTACAAAACAACTCATCAAGAGAGAATATAAGCCAGAGCAGAAAAACAAGAGACGTACTTAATTGCTGCTTTAACATCTTCATAGGAGGCATTCTTTTGAAGGCGGCAGGTTAAGTCCACAACAGAAACATTAGCAGTAGGTACGCGAAATGCCATTCCAGTGAGTTTTCCATTTAGTTCAGGAAGGACTTTGCCAACAGCCTGGGATTTCATAAAATACAAAACCAATTTAATAAATGTATATGATAAGCACAGAACCACTCAACAGTTGTCCGTCTCATACCTTTGCAGCACCAGTTGAACTTGGAATTATATTTTGAGCTGCTCCTCTTCCCCCTCTCCAATCCTTCATTGAAGGACCATCTACAGTCTTTTGTGTTGCTGAGCAGAGACAAAGACAATAAATGTTAACAATGACACTTGTAAACATGTAAAGTAGTGATTTAtccaaaagagaaaaaagaaagcaaAGGCTTTAAGTGGCAAATGTGCAAGAGACCTGTTGTTGCATGCACGGTTGTCATCAAACCTTCAACTATACCAAACTCCTCATGAACCACCTGACAAATAATAGTTGGGGAAAAATTAGATGCTTGTATGCAAGTTTCTGACATGGGAAGGAAATAAAGTTCACTAATATCAATAGTTCTATTCCTTGTATTGAAAGACATATTACTAAAAAACTTGATGATGAATCAGTTTCTTGTGAATTTCATGATCctattggtttttatttttaatattatatcacACCCTATCCCCAAAAAAGAGTCAATTCCAGGATATATGCTCAAGGAAAGAATAATAGATCAAGCggtattgaaataaaataagttgaagAACCGAGAAAAATGTATATTTCAGGTCATATAAATTCCCTAAATAGATTATTTCAGACTTCCCCGTTAAGGATACCCTAAAAGCACTAAGAATTTTCTACCATCATTTTCCATGTCCTTCAAGAGGAGGGAACTCAATAAAGATGGCATTACGCAATGCAAACAAACCTTGGCAAGAGGTGCAAGGCAATTTGTTGTACAGCTTGCATTAGAAACAATGTCCATGTTCGAGTTGTATGTCTTCTCATTCACTCCTACCACAAACATAGGTGCATCAGCAGATGGAGCTGATATTATGATTTTCTTGGCACCAGCCTATAGAGTGAAAAAAGATAAGCTCAAATTAAGATTTGAAGGTGGCAAGAGTAAGAcaaaggagaagatagagaaaaCATGAAATGCACAGGTAAGTGAATATAGCAACCTTCAAATGCGATGAAGCTTTCTCTAATGTTGTAAAAATTCCTGAAGACTCAATGACATAGTCAGCACCAAAATCACCCCAAGGGATCTCCACGGGATCTCTGAGtacaggaagaaaaaaaattatgcaaccAATGTTTTTATAGCTGTACAGTAACACCTCCACAAATACTGGCAACCAGTAATACATACTTGCAACATCAATTTCAATTATCAGGTCTCAATTCAAGATACCTTTTGCTCACAACTTTAACCTGCTTCCCATTGATTTCCAAAGTAGATTCATCCAAAACCTTAATAGTTCCCTTGAATGGTCCATGAGTAGAATCATACTTGAACATGTAAGCCTGAAAGATAAAAGTTAAGACAATAAAGCAAAATGTATGTACAGAAACGATAAGAgtggaaaaaattgaaaaggaaacaGCAACGTAGTACCCCACCATAACTGAAATaaacagaataaaaataaaataaagaaacaacagATGAATTCTTGAGAATAGAAGTCAACAACAAGACACACCAATTTCTTTTCATGTTTTAGAATATCTATCGTCATGGCATGTACTGTACTGAATGTCAacaccaaaaataagttatccCCCAAACTTTAAACACCCTAAAAAAATCATAGCAAAGATGGAAAATTGGGTTTTTCTAAGGATTAGAGGAGGCTtcagatgaaaaaaatatcattgaaaatcccaagttttgtacaattgtacaaccGTAGAAAAGGTAAAAGGCATAAAACAATATAAACTACAGTTGCAGAATATTCCAACTGAATCAGGATcagcataatatatacaagacaAAAACATTTTCTGCCTATTGCCAACATGTCTTAATATCAGAGCAGCATCATttgaatataaatttaaatctaagATACTAACATAACGGGAAACAACGAGGAAAATACAACAAAAGTAATTGagaaaaatgtatatattatcattactatatgaaaatatataaacacaTGCAAGTAGATACAGATTGAACAGTCTTTAATCAGGACAACAACCAAACTATGAGCATCTTATAAGCACAGTCATGAATGTAATTGCATGTACATACCATATATTTAGCATCAATAAAAGGATCATTAATTGCAACAACATCAATATCATCCCGGAAAGTAGCTACACGTAACACCAACCTTCCAATTCTTCCAAAACCtgcaaattgaaaaaaatgtgttttctCAACGCAAGCTTAAAAATTTCAAGGATATATTCCAGGCTTTGTAGCAAGTTTACACGTTACATAACTACTTTATGAATGGTACTCGTCAACAGTTATTTGATTTTCATTCGCAGATTTGCATACTCCtaagaccaaattaaaatataacataaaatattaggttgTTTTTCAGTCATAACATATAACCcttttgtacattttttttaaaatgactacAATTAAAAGATGTGGTTAAAAAACTAATAAGCACCATGCAAATCTTTTAAAAAGGAAGAcacttcaaaaagaaaatattgttttactgtttttattttaaaatgtgaaAAACTCTCAAAAAGAGTTGTAAAGTTTATTAAGAATTAACTTATATAAAGAAATAACTTTGACAGTCCCagaaatataaagaaataaCTTAAGCATGTCACAATTATATAAAAAACGAACATCAACTTTCAAGATGTGTTTCATGTAAAGTTCATTACATCATAAATGAAACAggaatatgataaaatattatatggAATGCAAAGCTTGTAGGCTTTCTTAGTTTATAAGTATCTGGCACGAAATTGGAAGTGTGTAGTAAAATTCAATACTGCAAGTCTATTAAAGAACAAAGAAACATCTAAGAGAACTCTCATAACAAGAAAGTTACCGTTAATTCCAACCCTTGTCTTCCCAGTGCTGCTTGAGTCTGAACAGACAAGACCAACAACAGGTAAGAATCAATACATTACATGTAAATCACCCAAATACACGCAAAATAATTGTATTATACTGACTTTGTACAGGGAGAGGGATTTCCGTTGCTGTAGCCCTGATAGGCTGCATGCTCCGGGCATTGCAGTTTCTGAGCAAACAACAATACgttaaaaaaacatacaattgaaataacaaaaaccagcaaatgagagaaaaagaagagcaCTAATTAAAATTGCTGGGTAACTCAACTGTAAGACTAATGAATCGCATGGAATTGAAGTTCCAAATATGTTGTTTTGCAACCTCGTAGACTTTGAACTAATACTTGAGCCATTGCCAAGCACCTGAATCACAGAAGCAGACAAGTTTATAAGATCTAACAAGCATAAAAGTCAAGCAACTTCACCTGCCCTGAAATGATAAGCTATAATATGAGAGTAATCTATTAAATGAAACCTCTTCATAACAATGAAGAAGTCCCCAGCAGAAAATTTCCACAGCATCTTTTACATAATCGGGACAAACATCCCattgaaaatgtttttaataCATAAGCTCAATTAACATTTTTAGTTTGTGTAACATGCAATTTTCCTGTTTTAGTCTCCAAATGTTTTTCGTCGTTTTTAATCCCTGAAAAAAGAGTGTCCCCGCAATAGGAACTACtgttctagatttttttttttcctagcaTGAGTTAAATTCACTTGTGTTCAGGATTAACATTACAATGActataataaaattgattttatatctAACAACTAAAATCATTACTCTCTCCAGTCTCAAATATAAGGAAAAATTGATCgaaaaaagttgatgtatttgatccAAATTTTGCGTACATTTGAGACCAGAGGGAGTATGCTGCCAATATTTTCGGaacctaaaaaaatacaatcatttttatgtttatgacAATTTTGTAAGCACTGAAATGTATAAAATATACACATTTCAggatttaaaatatatttcaagtcaaaataaattattacaaTGCTTCCTCCAGCTATGTAATCTGATTAACAAACCATAAATTTTCACttcctcaaaaacaaaatatagattttcACCAAATCCAAAAGTAAGCTTAAATTTTGAGaacagaacaaaaaaaattaagaataattacaattactacaacaacaacaagacaaAATCACATTCATCATCTCTTAATTTCAtatcgtcttttttttttcatgtcatttttGTCCTCATCTGTTTGCATATGCATATGGATTTTCAAACAGCATAtctaaaattcttaaaaatcaaTATGCAAAATAACGAAAATGACGCGAAAGAAAGATACAACACGAAATCCttatttgaaattaagttaaaagacAACGAAAGTAATTTTGCCTAGTAACTAataagctatgaagcacggacacaggACACAAtaggacactgacacgccgacacagctaataatttgaaaaaaatgacataattcagtataattcagtgtaattacaagggtcggtgtcggacacacgTATCCAACACCGGGACACGTCTAATCCAAGGAGTGTCCATGCTTAAAACAAGAGAGTATGAATCTAAACAAGTGATTGCATAGCTCAAAATTTTCCTTTgttataacaataaaataaaaggcaccaaaagaaaacatataagaatcaaaacagaacaaaattcaaaatcaatcatAAATTTCAAACCACAAATGATCGCTAACAGAGTAATAGAGAATTAAGTGAAGCATATagtatgaaaatattttgatgaaaatgtaGAAAAGGAAGAATACATGAGGAAGAAGAGACCTGAAAGCGATCGGAGGAAGGTGAAGAAACGATGGCAGATCTGAGAAGAGAAGAAGCGGCCATTGGAGAAGGTGAAAGGAGCAAGAACCCTAGAATGTGTTCTCTGGTTTTTGCAGCCACCAACAACTACgaattgaaagagaaagaatgagtataataataatatataaacactCTTTTTCTCAGCGGAGCTTCTTATGGTACGTGACAaaatgttctttctctctctctctacatcACTGTATTAGTCGTAGGTCGAGTGGGGTGGTAATCCTCTGTGGATCACCCTACACTAATCACAATTTAtgttaataaataattcatatacaccaattaatcaaaaaatttaatatacatTATAAGTATGAATTGGGTATTTTTTTCCCGTAACCGTAGTGATTAATTTTTCGAGTCGAGTAAAATTGTAATGGAtgacaaagttttttttaagagatttaaCAATGTTGTATTTCTAAGAGATCATTgaagtttaaaaagaaaattacattaTCAAACGATCATAATGGTCAAGTATCATAATAACTTATAAGTATTGATTCTAATGTATTGACAATACAAAACTTTTGAAGCGGTTCGAATATTGAATTCTACTCAAATATTCGTTTTTAAGggaaatatacttttttttttaccaagtaTGATAAACGTGATTAGAAAGAGTATGTATTTTGACCATTTTATTGCATTCTTTAATATATGTACAATGATCTTAAATGACGCTCGTTTTAAAACTGAAAAGGTATGTCATAGgggaatttgaattttattgatATAGTAACAATGATTGTGTTGTTCTTCATAAATACTAAGTCTTGCTTTTATGCATTGATTTAGTTGAATGGTTAACTAATACAACTCTTTAAGTTGATTCAATAAATTACGTTGGGGAATAAACTATGTTTCTCAACTATTGATTTCTTAAACCATAGAACGTATCAGGTATGTGGCTACCGGTTTGGGTGTAGGGATGTCAATGTAGTAATCTCCTTGTCCTTGATCCTTGCACGGGGGGATTATTTCCCTCATCTCCGTCCTCAGATTGAGAGGCAAGAGAGTGAAAATCAAGGAACTCGGACTAAGAGGCGAAAGAGGAGATGATGAGTTATGAGAGGTTGTTAGGGTTTGCTTTTTCACCATGAGATTGAGAGGCGGGAAAGGTGATTGAGCTGTTGAGGGAGGAGATTAagggttcaatttttttttctttttagggcGAGAGAGCTGTtgaggttttgattttttttctatatggGGATTCAAACGAGGGTTCTCCCCGGAGATCCGCTTTGACAAATCAAATCCCCAATTGGATGATAAATGTAGATCGTGTTAAGATCAATGGTAGCAGAATTTTTTTCGTTGGAAAAGCAATGATCCCATATTTTAGTCTTTACTCCTTTGTAGCCGTTGAAATTTGTTATGTTCCtgattaatcaagaaaatatgaataaaatatgtGTGAGTGGGCTGGTAGACCACATgtgacattttttattgatttttttttaaaaggagtgatattgttaatgaaattaaaacttgacaaaattaaactaaatatttGAGCTTGAGTGGTTAATTAGTTTCATAAAAGAGCGAATTGTTCAAGTTAATATGAGTTCGGTTTAtagatgaaacaattttttgttaaacCTTACTTATCTTTCGGCTAAACCCTAAATTAACATGTCCATTTTCTCTTGAAAACTGAAAGGTTAACATCAACGAAACTAGACACAAACACATCTAAGGGTTGGTTGATGTTTTTTAAGGATTTGGAGAAATTGAgtgaaaataattttgtaagcTTGGATGAGAGTAAAATTCGTAGACAACCATTTTGATTAAAGATACGTAATAGTATAATAGCTCTATTTTTTCTTAAGTGGATTTTGAATATAGGATAGGATGTGGATGTCTAGAGCACTGAAAATAGTGTGAGCATGATAGTAGGGAAGCATCTTCTCTCCCACGTGAGAATTTGTCGTGAGTTTGAACGGAGAGGACTAGTGTCACCTTTCTTCGAAAAACATGTTGAGCTTTATTGGCTTttgtttttcccttttcttattattttgtttttgtatttttatatattctttttgacaaagtatttttacattttttgttagtgatgttattttattttatttttaggaatcGTCGGTGatgttattgtaatttgatttatTCTTTCAAGAGTAGAGCCAACTCGATAATATTTATTACTAAATGAAGTTTAAAGCGAATTTTGATATTTGAGACCATTgcgtttgattttttaaaagatgaaagacaggatataacaatttcagttgtccagtgtttgatttgtaaaactgttttagGTACATGACAAACTGTAGACAAGGGACAAGACAAAAGCtgttatttttgtccctcaccaaaccacaacacaactttttatcACCATACATATTgtcaaaaataccaaaatagcatttcgtGCCCTAAAAatcgtaaaaacaaaaaattattcaatgtcatATAAATTTGTCATGTGTTGTTCTACCTTGTGTTGTGCTGTTCTGTTTTGCACTGTTTTATCCAatacttgctgttttgcaaaccaaacactaGACAAGTAGTTTAtagaatttaataataaaataaatttgtttgtaaaatttaataatGCCATAAAAATGCCTATGATgtcattttgtttataaaatttaataataaaataaatttttgtttataggTATTAAGTGAAGGTTTTAATGGTTTTACTTTTGAGAACTTGAAATCAAGTATcatgttttaatgtttttacttttgaatCGAACTTGAAATCAAGCATCATCTCTATacaattatataataatttttttatcaaggttGTGTTCTAGTAAGTGGCAAAACTCTCACTCAAAAgatttaaaactattttatttttgtctttctctaaaaaaaaaaaaaattgtcaagtaATTTAGTAGTTAAAATTTGctttttaaattgaataaataaagtgTTTATTGTTCGAATCCAATctctgcatataacaatgcattatCTTTGTCAAATGATCTATACAAGAtgatttaaaactttttttttttatcaagtaatctagtggttagagaaattcactttaaagatgaataagtgggttatctgggttcgaatcccggctcctgcatatattgtgcattattccttaccaaatgagctaagctcatggagacaatttaaaactttttttttttttgtcagatagcctagtggttagaacTCACatattaaatgtggagaaatggggtgtccggggttcgaccccggctcctgcatataatatgcaatatccctacaaCTCACGAGCATAATTTAAAACTATTGTTAAtccttcatttttatatttttgttacattttgatttctttttcttttgataaaattaaattttgatttctttttgtgtgtttggaaTTTTCTCGTATATAGATAGATTTGTAGGAGATCCTACGGTCACGTCACCGCTTTAAACGGAACCGGGTTGGTGTCATGCGAATCTCGATGTCCCCATGTGTTTGGCATTTTTATGAAGAAGAGTCTGTTTCACAAGTTCAATTTGTGTGAgtttcatattattatttttgaattattcGCTTTCGATCAcccttatgttttttttttgttaagtagtgTAATGGTTAGagctaatataattaaatatggagaagtggagtgtcgcCCATAGTTCGAATCTCAATCTCTGCATATAACatgcaatattcctaccaactgagctaaattcACATTtaccttctattttttatttaaaaggaAATTCTATCAAATTGAAAAATACAATATTGAAGAGAACCATAAACCCAAGCAATGTGAATTAAACTATCATTGCTTATGTGAATTAAACTAACAagcaataatttaaaataaaatttatatatctGGAACAGTTTtggattaaaaccaaaataacAATCGATGTACAATCTAACATTCTAACTATATAAATAAGTTAGCGTGTTTAAGTGGTTAATGAACACCACAAAATGATACATTGTTTGCAATGAACGCCAGTTTGATTAGTCGgtgacaaaaaaatttgttagacTTTATTTGCTTTTTGATTGAACTTTTAATTACTAGAGCCCAGGTTGACTGCTTATAGGGctgacaatgaaccgaaccaactcgaaaaTAGTTCGAGACTTGATTCGATAATTGATTTGTtgaatttggttcatgaaccaaatgagtcgaacttgaattgaaaattaagttccCTAAATAAAGGAGTTGGACTTGAATTATGTATCATTTAATTAACTAAGGTTGACTTTTTCTATTGAATTTGGCACTCTTAAAACTCTTCATGCttagtagttttttttccttttggtttGATTGATTCGAACTATCGAGCCGAACTGAGTTGTTCACGAGCTTGAATCGAGTTGaattaaagttaaaaaagaTTTGTGGCGAACTTGAGTCGAGTTTCGAGCCGATTTGATTCTTAATGAGTCGAGCCGAACTGAACCTAAGTTCGACCGGTTTGACTCATTTCCAACCCTAACTGCTTACTACCTCTGAATTTGATTGAGTGGCATAATTCTTATTAAACTTAATAAATCTTCATGTTTTTATGATAATTGCTCTTGGTTGTCCAAAGGCCAGGTTGACTGTTTACTATCTCGAAAGGTTatcaacaattttattttatactaagCACAGTATAAAAGAAGTAAAAgaattcaaattcattttactTCAAATGATTTTTCATGAGAATCtatttaaactcatttttaatttgaaaaatacataaaaatcaaaatgttgatatgtaaacataactaaaataaataaatgttgattTCTATCTACACCTCTACTTGCATAAATTTTAaagatacataaaaaaaaatgttaatttgtgtccTCAATGACACGTGTTAAGGAATTCATCATAGAAAGTCGTACATTCAAattcttaaaagttaaaatattttatttttcaatacaaagttgttttttttaaattctttaatatGTGTCTtatgacacaagttaacatgatcTTAATATATACATTTTACATCCTATTTGaatcaaaatgttttttttgaaggaatttgaCATCAAAATATAGATGTCTAGAGTTTTGATCCACTTGGACTAATCTATTATGATGTATTCCTGTTTGGATTATTCCTGGGTCAGGTCTAATGTCCCCCAGTTTTTATActcctcttttttatttatgtgattttctattttgcctcaaaaaaatatatagatgtCTAGAGTTGATTTCTCATAGGAAATTAAATGTTCGGATGGTTCAAAGTGGAGACGGTTCCTACAAGATGGGGCAGTATGCTGATGGAGAATTCAACATTTGGGGAAGGCACGTGCAAATTAATCTAATAAAGTACAACACATGCTACCTTTCATAACACGAAGAGTTACTACCAACCCACCAAGCAATAGGGAGTATATAATATAATGGTGGGTGGCTTTTGTTTGCTAGCATGCTTGCACATATGAAAATGAGGATGCAAATTTGGATTTGATGCATATGTATGGATTGAGACATGTACCTGACCTTTTTGAGAGGTTATTACACTTGTGACTTAAGGTAGTGGTCAAAGTGGGGTTCAAAAGAAAGGAATATGATTCCAAGacttaaaatagatttttattttattaaaaagatgaTATTTGTTCATACGAATTGGTAAAATAGATCATATacaaacatatattcaacattactaaaaatgaagaaaaaaaaaatgaaagttcgAATAAATTTACAATGTTtaaattaataacataaaaaatggcAACAactttcagtcacatgacaacaactttaccagttgcgccaaTGTTACGCCTCTTTTAAATTAATAACATACAATGATAAAATGCTTGCAAAAAATGTGATAAATTCGAAATCGTTGGAATACTCTCTATCTTATGATctacaaataatatgcatgTGGATGATGACAATAAGCCCAACAAACAGTAGGACCACACCATTCCCAAAAACAGCTGGTGTCTCCAAAGATACTATGAACATTCAAGGGTGGAAAGACTAAGTGCAATTATACACTCTCCAagttataatataaaaagacaTTGATTTCACATGGATTCGGGAGCTACGGCTTCCTTTAGCTTTTCGCAGAAAACTTGtttgtaagaaaataaaataaaataaaataaatcatttgttACAACAATAAACTAAAGATAAAGGTTTGGGAAAACGGTTATAGTTTTGCTATGATCTACAGTACTATACTTTTTAATGGTATCTACAGTACTATACTTTTTAATGGTTTCCTGGAAACCTGGTGGTCACTAGGAGGTGTTTCACTCAGCCTTCATGTTAAACACGTGAAGATGTCCTCTCGGAGTACAGACACATAATCTTAACACGCAACATTGCTAGGTTAGATCATCAACAGTTCGAACCGAAGTAATACTATGCTGAGCTTTTTGCATATGACAAGAGTCCTAGTTAGATCTCAACGCTCCAGACTCTTATAAGATCAAGTACTCGTGCAAATCAGTCTCTCTTCTTCCAGTCACCTTTCAGAATGTAAAGACATAACTCATATGAAACGAACATTTTCCATTCACATACCCTTTCGCCTTTCGGTGaactataacatcaaaagtaAAAGAGATCAAGTTTCACTTTCAAGGATTTTTAGTTAAAAcagattttttgaaagaagcaCCAAGATATAACGTTATAAATCTTAAACAAAGAGTATCATAACCTCATCATGTCTAAACCACGGGAAGGGGTTTAACTCATGATAAGTTCAACCACAAAGATGAGGGTGAAATgcaacataaataaaaacatgaaaaactaaattgaaagataaaatagaGTTAATAGAATATTGCAATCCAAGCAGGAAGAAGGTGAGCTTGAAACATCACCCAAATAATCCTAACTCTAAATCACTAAGAACTGACTCTCATGCTCATTTATGGAGAAGATGAGACGGAGTGAGAACTCTAATGTTGTTAACCATAGCTGGACTTTGCCTCTTAATTCATAAGCGTAAAATTTTGGACCCTTGGCACTAAGACGTGGTTGTCCTTTTATAGTATAAGACCAGCCACTACAAGTTTTTAGTCTATTGTCATTTCTTCTATGAGTCATCCTTATCTTAATCGACCTACTCCATGAATATTCCTTTCTTCCTCGTACCATCAATCATTAGCGCTAGATCATATAACTTAACCATTAAGCAAGGATAAAAGGGCTCCAATATACAATAGTACGACCCGACTGGTGATATGGAATGCTACGTCTTCATATATCTTCAGCGATTCA
Proteins encoded in this window:
- the LOC11425454 gene encoding glyceraldehyde-3-phosphate dehydrogenase GAPCP1, chloroplastic → MAASSLLRSAIVSSPSSDRFQVLGNGSSISSKSTRLQNNIFGTSIPCDSLVLQNCNARSMQPIRATATEIPLPVQNSSSTGKTRVGINGFGRIGRLVLRVATFRDDIDVVAINDPFIDAKYMAYMFKYDSTHGPFKGTIKVLDESTLEINGKQVKVVSKRDPVEIPWGDFGADYVIESSGIFTTLEKASSHLKAGAKKIIISAPSADAPMFVVGVNEKTYNSNMDIVSNASCTTNCLAPLAKVVHEEFGIVEGLMTTVHATTATQKTVDGPSMKDWRGGRGAAQNIIPSSTGAAKAVGKVLPELNGKLTGMAFRVPTANVSVVDLTCRLQKNASYEDVKAAIKLASEGQLKGILGYTDEDVVSNDFIGDSRSSIFDAKAGIGLSKSFVKLVSWYDNEWGYSNRVLDLVGHMALVGAQN